In a genomic window of Candidatus Latescibacter sp.:
- a CDS encoding TIM barrel protein: ELNVIIAVENVWNKFLLSPLEFTQYVDEFASPHLKAYFDVGNIVLYGVPQDWIRTLGKRIVRVHVKGFDEKKREFVGLCEGNIDWRAVRRAFEDIGYSGWVNAELSGGDETYLTGVSECMDKIFRGE, encoded by the coding sequence GGAGCTGAATGTGATCATCGCAGTGGAGAATGTCTGGAACAAATTTCTCCTCAGCCCGCTCGAGTTCACCCAATATGTGGATGAGTTCGCAAGTCCTCACCTCAAAGCCTATTTCGATGTCGGGAACATTGTCCTGTACGGCGTCCCGCAGGACTGGATTCGGACGCTCGGAAAGCGGATCGTTCGCGTCCATGTCAAGGGCTTCGACGAGAAAAAACGCGAGTTCGTCGGCCTTTGCGAAGGCAACATAGACTGGCGGGCAGTGAGACGAGCCTTCGAGGACATCGGGTATTCCGGCTGGGTCAACGCGGAACTCTCCGGAGGCGACGAAACATATCTTACCGGAGTTTCAGAATGCATGGACAAGATTTTCAGGGGAGAGTGA